One window of the Melospiza georgiana isolate bMelGeo1 chromosome 14, bMelGeo1.pri, whole genome shotgun sequence genome contains the following:
- the CENPN gene encoding centromere protein N, translated as MDETVAEYIRRTVLKIPKDEIKMMLQKWGFLSEAQLQTLNFQQIKDNISQEIVQLCEENSADIKQAAVLDIIYNHIYQNKRMWSVYQMKKSGEELEYFDITDFKKKFKRRLRSALKNVTITFKEYEDNAIWIRVAWGTPHKKPNQYKPSYVVYHSQTPYVFISSSVLKSTLPLLCQALIVASNYHDIREMELRSHSLNSLKDIVFKRYSQNFQTCTPKPLQGGNVEPENADIRIVEENRSEKERIHRLNQEAFGSGPLPKLEFAQYRLETMFKSDPKLDVLDKKEPFRCLVKFSSPHLLESLKSLAPAGMADAPLSPLLTCIPHKARNYFKIREKKGLYPESFVSP; from the exons ATGGATGAAACTGTGGCTGAATACATCCGAAGAACTGTGctaaaaatcccaaaggatGAAATCAAGATGATGCTGCAGAAATGGGGCTTTCTCTCTGAGGCACAGCTGCAGACTCTAAATTTCCAGCAGATAAAGGACAACATTTCCCAAGAAATTGTTCAACTCTGTGAG GAAAATTCTGCAGACATCAAGCAAGCAGCAGTTCTAGACATAATTT ACAACCACATCTaccaaaacaaaagaatgtGGAGTGTTTACCAGATGAAAAAGTCAG GAGAAGAATTGGAATATTTTGATATAACAGATTtcaaaaaaaagtttaaaagaagACTTCGGTCAGCCTTGAAAAAT GTCACCATCACCTTTAAGGAGTATGAGGACAATGCAATCTGGATTAGAGTTGCCTGGGGAACACcacataaaaaaccaaaccagtaCAAACCCAGCTATGTTGTGTACCACTCACAGACTCCCTATGTCTTCATTTCTTCCTCAGTGCTGAAGAGCACCTTGCCTCTGCTGTGTCAG GCCCTGATTGTTGCTTCCAATTACCATGACATCCGTGAAATGGAGCTTCGAAGTCATTCTTTAAACTCCCTTAAAGATATTGTGTTTAAAAGGTATAGCCAG AACTTCCAAACTTGCACTCCAAAACCTCTTCAAGGAGGGAATGTAGAACCAGAAAATG cagatATAAGGATAGttgaagaaaacagaagtgagaaagaaagaatccaCAGACTGAACCAGGAAGCTTTTGGTAGTGGTCCCCTACCAAAACTCGAATTTGCACAATACAGG CTTGAGACGATGTTTAAAAGTGATCCTAAATTGGATGTTTTGGATAAAAAGGAGCCATTCAGATGTTTGGTCAAGTTTTCTAGTCCCCATCTTTTAGAATCACTGAAATCCTTGGCACCAGCAG gtATGGCTGATGCACCACTCTCACCACTCCTGACATGCATACCACATAAAGCtaggaattattttaaaattagagagaaaaaaggtTTATATCCAGAAAGTTTTGTAAGCCCTTAA